Within Lepus europaeus isolate LE1 chromosome 8, mLepTim1.pri, whole genome shotgun sequence, the genomic segment aagctcctggctcctggcttttgggtagtaaaccagaaaatggaaaatttctctgtctctgtctttctctttctctctgtaactctgcttttcaaataaataaataaatcttttaaaaaatcagtacatTCAATATTCTCAGTAAAATGGCAACTCTTCAAACCTCAATGGACAGAAGCAGTGCATTTGTAACTTCTGTCTTTATAAACTCATCCCAGAaatgacaataaaatattttactatgttATGTCCCAAACAAAACATGTCACTGCTTCTAATATCCCAAGGATCAAGTTACAGCTCATTACCTTGTCAAAGTCTTTTAATATCTGGTGTCACTTAAACTTCCTAACATAATTTCTATATACTTCCAACACAAGCATGTCTTCAGCCAATTGGTCTACTCTTTTCTTTCACCTGAGATATTTTCCCTTTAACTTACATTTCTTCTTCCccaattttgattttatttgaaggtaTAGCCTCAGTTCCACCCCCTAAACCCATTTGAAGGCTCTCATCACTCAAATTTTATCCCTATgtaattctattttcttctttttttactgAATTAAATAGTATCTTGATTCTTATGTATTTCACAACTATGGGAGTTTGTTTGTAATGTGAGCATATCCAAGTGGAAATAAATCCAGAATGGGATCTTTTAAAGGCAAATGATGCCTGAACATCAAAATATTGATTCTGAAATCAAGAAATAACTGTAACATTACAGAAGGACTTTAAGACTTCAGACACAAAAAGCATTGCTTAGAGTGCAGGAAATACAATTCTATAATGAGAAGTGCAGTTTATGTACTTATAACTGCAGTGTCTATACAACAAAGCATAAGCATTCAAAAGCATCTGATTTCATTCTCCAAGCCTTCTTTGGCTATGTTGAAGTAACTCCTACCATGTGTAGGGCAGCTCCTAGCTGACCTTAATTTTCCTCCTTGAAtcatatctcatttttttttcactgtggcatGACCATTCTTGTTTTACAGCTCTTATTACTAATTGTAAATAGTTCTTAGTCCCTCCTAGTGTTAGTATTGTTAGCTCCAGAAATGACTTTTGAGGGCCAAGAGTTTTGCCTTTCTATCCTAAACACTGAGTGTCTGTCAGCCTTATATGGGGATTAGAATTCTAACTTGCAGCtactttctctctgttccctgtGGCTAGATTTTAAAACCCACTGTAGGAGTACTTCTGAAAAGCATGGGCTATAATGTCAGGTGGATGTCTATGTCTAAATTTTCTGCACTAAAAGGATATCAAATACCATGCCCTCATTTTAAAGGTTACTTCTTTGTGCCACCTTTACCCACTAACCAGCTACACACACTCAAAGTCAGgggcttttgttttaaaattcccTTGAATTGTGTGCCTTTTCTTCAGAACACTTTATCTTGTAGATAGTTATTATAGTTCAGGGGTGATTGGTTGATCAGTATATTTCTTCCCTATGACACTGTATGTCCCAGTGGAGTAGACACTGTCTCTCATTTAGTTCATCACTATTCCTAGGCtctagctttggcccagctcttCAAACATTTCTTAAATGAAGGATACCTTATAAGGttggtgaagaaggaaaagtgaCAAATACAGTACTATATAAACATTATAAAGCACAGGCCTGTGTATCAGTATTTGGAGTCCATAATGTTGACTTTTTAATTCTCTAACTCTTGCTTGAAATTTGGAAATGTACCTCTTTCTTGCATAGCAACATGGACACTTGTATGTTCTATGTCTCCAGAAGTCATTGACTATCCTTCAACTAAAAGTAACTTGATTGACCTGAATATGTGCTTGCATCTTTTCTACTCAAGCATTTCATTAGGCCTATGAAGCCGGAGCCATACCTCTCAGTGCTCTTCAATCCCTCAATATTCAGTATTCTCTCACACAGATGATAATGCAGAGAACTGCTAAATTTATGTTTTCAAACATGTCCTTTAAAGTGGCCATCTGTCTGTCCAGACCACCCAGAATGGCCTCAGAGATAGTCAAAGACTGTTAACAAAGCATACAGATGTTAGCATCTGTACCCTCAAAAGTTTCAAAGTTGTTAACTTTCCATTTACCAAAGTTTTGCTTGGGAACACAAAAAGACCCTTAGCAGCAGGAGAGAATTCATGAACAGCAAAATGAAACCTGGATTCAGGCTGTGGTCACTTGAGAGAATCTGGCGTTCCTGCCAGCCCACAGTAGGTATTTGGTTAAAAGCTGCTGAATAGATttggaggaagaaaataaaaacctcGGTGGCTCTAGGCATTGCTTACCTTTCAATAGAGAGCCACCAGAAACTCCCTTTGCTCTCCATTACTGGATGGACacagcaggaaggcagagaggctTCGCGGTTCCTGAGGTGAAATGTGTCAACTCCACGCGTCTCCACGTTCTGGGCTGAAGACACCGTGCAGAAGTGTGGGAAGAGCCTCGGAGAGGGAAGTTTGGCTGTCTTCAGgtcaggagaagctcctgaggCAGTCGGGCTGTACAGGCCAGCTGTGGGGAGAAGAAATTCAACTTTAAAAGTTGTCGTCGCGACTGTTTCAAACGTAGGGAGAAAGAGTAGGAAAGACTGGAAGGGGCGCAGGCAGAAAAAGGGACTGGTAAAGGAAAAGCAGGAGAGGCTGTTACACCTCttagtctctccctccctgcaggaGCTAACAAGTTTGCCCGCGCAGCAGCTTTCGGGACGGGTCAGAGCGCGCTTCCGCGGCAGTCCCGCGGAGAGAAGCGCCCGGCTCGCCCTCGCCCCGGCCGGTGCTCCAGGATCCCGTGAGGCTCCGGCCGCACGCAGCGAAGcctcccctccctcactcacCCTCCTCccggaaaagaaaaaggaaagctcGAGCCTGGACACGGGCCCTagccctccccctcttcctgggGGAGCTGAGGTAGAAAGTGCGGCTCTGCCAGTGATTCCCTGGCGAGAGGGAGGGAGTTGGCGAAGAACGCCGCGCGCCCCGACTGAGTTAGCCCAGAGGACGCACGCAGCCCGCAGCCCCTCGGCGGAGCCCCGGCGGGCCGGGCTGGCACGGGCCACAGGGCCCCGAGCGCTCGCGGCCCCCAACGCGCCCCCGCGGCCCGGCCCGGCGGCGAGGGAGTCGCCGCCTGAAGTTCCGGCGAAGGGGGTGGTGCGCCCTGGAGCAAGATCAGGAAATGGCCTTTTTCTCACTTCGCCGCCTGCTGCGCGTCGGGGCAGTCGGCAGACGACGTCTAGGAGTGGACGGGGACGAGCGGAGCGCCCTGGCAAAGTGGAGAAGGTGACTGGGAAGCGGGGCCGCTCCGGGCCGCCAGTCGTCTGCCTGGGTAAGAGCGGGACGCACAGGCCGGATCTGGCCGAGCGCTCCAGGTGTGGCGAGCGCCGGGCCAGCTCAGGTTCTGCAGCCCTGGGGGCTGCGGGGCGCCCACAGCACGCCCAGAATTCCCCGGCGTCCAGGGCGCTCTGGCCGCTATGAGTCTCCGCCCCCTTAAGCCTCAATTCCTCACTTGATTTTTCCCCTCTTCCCCAGAACTTTGGGGCGGAGGTACTAACTTTCTCTGTGGAAGTTGTTCTGGTGAGCGAGGAGGAGGATAAAGTGAAATTTGATGGAGAAGAGCAACTCCTCTGCGTCTTTCCCCGACGTCCGATCCGCTGGACCATCACTTTGAGAAGATTGGAAAGTTGTTGGAAGTGGGAACGGCGGAGAGGCCCGCAGGCTTTCTTCCCAGGTGGAGACCCTCCGCCGTCTGTGGGGTCTCCCGCTCTGCGTGCATGTGTGcgccggcggcggcgcggggtGCGTGCTTCTGCGCTGGGAGTCTGAGTGCGCACCCGAGTGAATGGCCCCCAGGGGCGCAGCGGGGCCTCAGCCTCCGCCGTCTCCGCAGGCCTGGATCTGGCCTGGGAAGATGCTAGCCATGGGAGCGTTGGCAGGCTTCTGGGTCCTCAGCCTCCTCACCTATGGCTACCTGTCCTGGGGCCAGGGtttagaggaagaggaggaaggggcctTACGAGCTCCAGCTGCGGAGAGACAGGAGCCTAGCGCAACAGCAGCCGCCACCTCCCAGCCCCATCTCATTTTCATCCTTGCGGATGACCAGGGATTTAGAGATGTGGGCTACCACGGATCTGAGATAAAGACGCCCACTCTTGACAAGCTCGCTGCTGAAGGAGTTAAACTGGAGAACTACTATGTCCAGCCGATTTGCACACCATCCAGGAGTCAGTTTATTACTGGAAAGTAAGTATCAGTACATCTTTTACTTATTCTTTGGAAAGATCTTAAGCATTGGAGATTAAGCTCTAATTTAAGGAAATGACAAAGTATGGGAAAcagtggaatgaatgaatgaatgaatgttgggTGGATAGATGGTATTGAATTGATGGTGTTAAAATGGATGCTGTGTTAATGATCTTGACAGTCTATTCACTTGTCTAGTCTTTTCCTTATTCTCAGAGCTGTGAGTTTTTAAATGAAACCAGGACTTGTAAACATTTGCTTACCAGAGAGCTCTAGATCTAGTTCTGTTCCAGTGCTATTGTCCACTTCTAGCATGCTCAGATTTGTCTCAGCCTTTATAATAGAATTCACACTCATCATCACTCATAAGAAAGatcaagatttttttctgtgactttttgtttgttcttgATTGTATGAGCAAAGCCACGGGTTGTCACAGGGAGAAAGGGGCCCAGGAAACAGATGGAAAGTAATGGTGATGTAAATATGGCCGAATAGGTATGACTTTGTTTGGGTCTTTGATGGATAATTTTCTATTATGGGGTCACTATTCAAAGACATTTTCAAATACAAAGGCAGTTCTCAAAATGCAAGAAGATTCAATGGTAAATGCTCAACAGGATTCAAACTTCATCTTAAGTTCTTTACTGTTCCTCCCATGTCTGGAAACTTTTGGAGTAACAAAAATCAGATTATTCGAATGGTTAAGTGAAGAGTTTGTATTACTGTCATCACTTTGATAAACAGCCAAGCTTAAGGTGTTCACCTATTTTCGCACTGTTATCCTATCAGAAAATAGGCTACTGTAATTGATTTATACATCCAGATTCAGCCTGTGTTATGAAAACAAACCAGCAAGGCCAGCGTCAAGCTGCCACTGGACAGACATAGACGAGAACTCCTAAGTGTTGATAGTTTCTATCTGCATGCCTACTGATTTCAGTTGCAGTGCAGAGAACCCTTGCTTTCGTGAAGTTGTTCTTGGAATTGGATCCTTTAAGAGTAGCCAGTatcctttggaaaaataaagactGTATTCTGTCAGAATCTCTGTCTTGCAGAGACTTTTGCTTACATCATGATTTCCATTGCTTAGTGAACTGTCATAAATTAGCATCACTgccagtaaagaaaaaaaaaaaaactcatcttttCCGCTcttgagagagaagagacacctCACTGTACTTCAGAGTCATTTTAAAGGTTAACTGTACCACCAGAAAGTCAAGGACCCTTGGTCTTT encodes:
- the LOC133765283 gene encoding uncharacterized protein LOC133765283, with translation MVQRIGRRGKTQRSCSSPSNFTLSSSSLTRTTSTEKVSTSAPKFWGRGEKSTGPALATPGALGQIRPVRPALTQADDWRPGAAPLPSHLLHFARALRSSPSTPRRRLPTAPTRSRRRTGLYSPTASGASPDLKTAKLPSPRLFPHFCTVSSAQNVETRGVDTFHLRNREASLPSCCVHPVMESKGSFWWLSIESSLLMCLGRQQRMAQVLVPCIHVGDADEAPGSWLQSGPALAIESIWEVNQQMEDSLSLVRSHVCVFAHLLLLFLNSAFQINKINLKKK